GGTGACGACCCGTCCGCCAGCCCCCGCGTGGACAACGCCCGCATCGCCGCGAACGACGCCATGATCGCCGGCGTGACGACCGCCTCGGCCCCGCCCGCGAGGGCGATGTCGACACGGCCGTACCGTATGCGGTCGATGGCCGCCCCGATCGCCTCCGTGCCGGAGGCACACGCCGCGGTGACCGTGCGGGCCTCGCCGGTGATGTGCAGGTCGAGGGAGACCTGGGACGCGGCCTGCGACGGAACGGTCATGGGCGTGGTGAGCGGCGAGACGCCGCGCGGCCCCTTGTCCCGCAGCTTGCGGTCGCCGCCGACGAGCACGGACGCGTCCCCGAGGATCGCCCCGAGACTGACCCCGACCCGTTCGGGATCGAGCCCGCTCTCCCGCGTGCCGCCCGCCACGAACCCGGCGTCACCCCACGCCTCCCGCGCGGCCAGCACCGCGAACTGCGCCGCCCGGTTCATCCGCCGCGCCGCCTGCCGCGGCAGCAGCTCCGCCGGATCGACGGGCACGGTCCCGGCCACCCGCACCGGCAGCTCCGCGAACTCCTCCCCGTCCAGTTCCCGAATCCCGTGCCGCCCGTCGAGCAGCCCCCGCCACAACTCGTCGACCCCGACCCCGAGCGGCGTCACGGCCCCCAGCCCGGTGACCACGACCCGCCGCGGCCCACCGGCGGCCGCCACCCGCTCCGGCCGCGGATGATGCCGTACGACGAACTCGCCACCGCCCCCCACACCGGCGCCCGGCGTTTCCGCACCAGCACCCAAGCCCTCCGAGCCGACCCCCACAACCGGAGCCGCACCCCACCCCCGAACCTCCGCATCGGTCAGCACGTCATCCCCCGACCCTCCGTCCAGATCCCGGTGCCACACCCCCCACCGCCGCACGTACGACACCTCGTCCGCCCCCGGATCCACCACCCGCAGCGAACCCACCCGGTCGCCCTCCCGGAACTCGACGGCGGCGAGGTCGTCGGAGACGAGTCGCGGCACCGCCCCCACGTCCAGTCGCCGGCACCCGCTGATCACCCGCCGGTCGCGGCCGAGCACCTCGTCGTGGTCCGTGCCGCCGAGCGGTGGCCGCAGGGAGACGCGGATCGTCTCGGGGGTCTCGGGGAGGGTGTGGGTGACGACGTACCAGCAGGCGCGTTCGGCGTCGCCCGGGGTCAGGGCGATCAGGTCGCCCGGGATGACCTCGGCGGCGGTCACCGGGTGGGGAGCGAAGGGAACTTGTGATGAATCGGACGAATGGGACATATCTCGCACACTTCCTGGGGACTGAACGGACTTATGCCCTACGGCAAACCATCCCGAGTGAAATGGACGAAACCGGAAAAAGCTACGGTTGAAAGATGAACCTGTTGCACCGCGAGAGCTCTCAAGGTCCGCCGAAACAGAGCGAGTTGCCCTAATTGATCACCGTGAATATGTGTGGAACATCACTTTCACGGCCGTCGCGCCCGCCCCCGCGCTCACTTGTTCCCTGGATTTAACGTGAGGCCCTCTGGCAACTCCCTTTCTACGCGCGTAACTTGAGCCGACTCCCCACAGGCACCCGGTATCGGCAGCTACACGAAGCACGAGGAGACCGCCAGCGTGTCCAGACCTGAAGGGCGCAGACCCCGCGCCCGCCGCACCGCCCAAGCGATCGTCTCGGTGGGCGCGGCGGGAGCCTTCGCCTTCACCGCCCTGCCCACCGCGTCCGCAACTCCCTCTGCCTCAGCGGTGATTGCCGAGGTGTACGGCGGCGGGGGCAACTCGGGAGCCACCCTGACCCGGGACTTCGTCGAACTCGGCAACGCCGGTTCGGCGGCCTACGACCTGTCGGGCTACAGCGTCCAGTACCTGCCCGGTACGCCGTCCTCCGGCTCCACTTGGCAGGTCACCGCCCTCACCGGCGCGATCGCCCCCGGCGCCCGCTACCTGGTCGGCGAGGGCACCGGCAGCGGCGGCACGACCGCGCTGCCCACCACCGACGCCACCGGTTCGATCGCGATGAGCGCGACCTCCGGCACGATCGCCCTGGTCTCCGGCACCACCGCGCTGACCTGCAAGACCGCCGCGGACTGCGCGGCCGACCCGAGCATCGTCGACCTCACGGGCTACGGCACCGCGGTCGTCCGCGAGGGCAGCGGCCCGGCCACCGGCGCCTCCAACACGGCCGCGGTCGCCCGCGCCGACTCGCTCGCGGACACCGACGACAACGCGGCCGACTTCACCGCCGGCACCCCGACACCGGTCAACTCGGCGGGCCAGACGCCCGGTTCGGGCGACGGCGGCGGTGACGGTGGCGACGGCGGCTCGCCGACCGACCCCGGCACGGTCCGCGTCCACGACATCCAGGGCACGACCCGCCTCTCGCCGTACTCCGGCCAGACGGTCACCCGCGTCCCCGGCATCGTCACCGGCGTCCGCAGTAGTGGCTCCCTCGGCTACTGGATCCAGGACCCGACCCCGGACACCGACCCGCGCACCAGCGAGGCGGTCTTCGTCTACACCGGCTCCACCAAGCCGACCGTGGCGGTGGGCGATTCGGTCCTGGTCACCGGCAAGGTCAGCGAGTACTACCCGAGCAGCACCAGCCAGTCGAACACCGAGATCGGCGGCCCGACCACCACGGTCCTCTCCAGCGGCAACGCGCTTCCCGACGCCGTCGCGCTGAACGCCACCTCGGTCCCCGACGCCTACATCCCGACCGCGTCCGGCGGCAGCATCGAGTCCCTCCCGCTCCAACCCGCCGTCTACGCCCAGGACTTCTACGAGTCCCTGGAGGGCATGCGGGTCACCTTCGCCGACGCGAGGGTGGTCGGCGCTTCGGACGCCTACGGCGAACTGTGGGTCACGGTCAAGCCGAACGAGAACGCCACGGCACGCGGCGGCACCCTGTACTCGTCGTACGACCAGCCCAACACGGGCCGTATAGAGGTCATGTCGCTCGACACCACCTCAACGTTCCCCGCGGCCAACGTAGGTGACGAACTCTCAGGTACGACCACGGGCCCCCTCGACTACTCCACCTACGGCGGCTACAACGTCCAGGCCACCCAGCTCGGCACACTCGTCGACAAGGGCCTGAAGCAGGAAGTGACTCGCCGTCAGAAGAAGGACGAGCTCGCGGTCGCCACGTACAACGTGGAGAACCTGGACGCGCTCGACACCCAGGAGAAGTTCGACCGGCTCGCCGAGGGCGTCGCGGTCAACCTCAACTCGCCCGACATCGTGGCCCTGGAGGAGATCCAGGACGACAACGGCGCGACGAACGACGGCACGGTGACGGCCGAGGGCACCCTGAAGCGCTTCACGGACGCGGTCCGCGCGGCCGGCGGCCCGGCGTACAAGTGGCGTTACATCTCGCCGACGAACAACGCGGACGGCGGCGAGCCCGGCGGCAACATCCGCCAGGTCTTCCTCTTCAACCCCAAGCGGGTCTCCTTCACCGACCACAAGGGCGGCGACGCGACCACCGCCACGAGCGTGGTGAAGACCCGCAAGGGCGTCGAACTCACCTACTCCCCGGGCCGTATCGACCCGACCAACGCGGCCTGGGAGGACAGCCGCAAGCCGCTGGTCGGCGAGTTCACCTTCCAGGGCGAGCAGGTCTTCGTGATCGCCAACCACTTCATCTCCAAGGGCGGCGACCAGCCCATCCACGGCCGCTACCAGCCCCCGGCCCGCAGCTCGGAGACCCAGCGCGCGGCCCAGGCGGCAGAGGTCAACACCTTCGTCAAGTCCCTCCTCGCAGCCGACAAGAACGCCAAGGCGGTCGTCCTCGGCGACCTGAACGACTACGAGTTCTCCCAGACGGTGACCACCCTGACGGCCGACAAGGTCCTCAAGCCCCTGATCACCACCCTCCCCGCCGCCGAGCGCTACACCTACGTCTACGACGGCAACTCCCAGACCCTGGACCACATCCTGACCAGCCCCGCGGTGACGTCCTTCAACTACGACGTCGTCCACATCAACGCGGAATTCGCAGACCAGGCAAGCGACCACGACCCCCAGATAGTCCGCATCGACCTCTCGAAGTGCCGTAGGCACTAAGGCTGTTGAACCCCGACGGGGCGGAACGGCCCAAGCCGTCCCGCCCCGTCACTCTGACCGGTACCGGGCAGCGCAACCCCCTTAAGGGGCGCGGGGAACTGCGCGACCAGCCCCAACGCACCCGCACTCGCAAGACAACACAAGCCACTCAGACGCCGAGGCGCACAACCGGGTCCACCACACTCCGCCCCGCCGTCATGACCAGCCCCACCCCCACCGCAAGCCCCGCCGCAGGCAACACCGGGAACCGCCCGCCATAGGCGAACCCATGCCCGGCAAACCAGATCAGCGCACTCACACTCGCCGCCACCCCGCCCCACAACGCCCAAGCCCGACGCGGAACATCACCGGGCCGCGTCCGCTCGTACACCACGGAGAGCCCCCGCTCCAACGGCCCCAGCGCCCTTACGACCCCCACCAGCACCACCCCGAGCACAACCACCCACGGCACCCGCAGCACCCACCAACTCCCGGACCCGTAGGCCGGTTCGGGCGCGACCCCGGTGAGATAGAACGCGGCGGCGACAATCAGCACCGGCAGCATGTGCCACAGGTAGAGCGTCATACTCACGCCCCCCAACGGCCGTACCACGCGCCAGAGTTGCTCACCCTCCAACAGCCGCCGCAGCACCGGCGCAAGCAGCAGCGCCACCCCCACCTGCCCAACCGCCCAGGCCAGCATCGCGGCGGACGGGGGATTGGTGTTACTCGGACTCTGCCCGGTCACCAGAATCAGACTCACCGGGAACGGCCCGAGGACGACGAGCGCGGCGAAGGCGACGGCACCGCCCACGGCCATGCAGGCGGCGAGAGCGGACCGCTCCGTGAGCAGCAAGTCCCGCCAACAGAACCCCAGTTGATAGGCAACGCCCCACACGAGCACGTAGTTGAGCAGCCCTACGACGGGCGCGTGCACGGTGACCACCAGCCCGTCCGCGACGACCGCGACCACCCCCATCACCACCGGCACCCGCAACCCCCACCGCCGATGTGCCGCGTACAGAAGGGGAGTTGCCGCACTGAGCAACAGATACACCGGCAAGAACCAGAACTGCATCGCCAACGCCCACCCGACGAGCGCGAGGATGCCCGGGTCCACCCCGGCCGCCGAGCAGATCGCGACGGCGGCCAGCACCAGCCCGCTGTACACCCCGGCAGGCAGCAGCAGCCGTAGCGCCCGCTGTCCCACCCAACCGGTCGCCGTACGGCCCTCGTTGCGCGCCCGCTCCCACGAACCGCCCGCCGCGTGCCCGCCGGCCAGGAAGAACAGCGGCATGATCTGGAACCCCAGGGTCAGCCACTGGGTCCAGCGCACGGTCGCGAGCAACTCCGGTGCGCTGATCGCCCCGTTGGGGTCCCGCACCAGCCCGGTGATCAGCCAGTGCCCGAACACCACCAGCACGATCGCCCACGCCCGCAAGAAGTCGACGTAGCGATCCCGGCCCCCGCTCAAGCTCCCCATAAGTCGTCATGGTGCCTCCGACGCAAGGGAGTTGAGGGGGAGCGGCACCGTCCCGCAACCAATCCGTGCCCGTCACGACACCGGCGACAGCTCCCCCAATCCCTTGACCCGCCCTTGCCTTGACTCGCCCCTGTCAACACTGCTTCCCTGAGCCCACACAGCGAATTGGTCTGCACCAATATCGCGCAGGGATTGAATCGATTCACCCCCCGTCCCCCCGTGGAGGTCGCGCATGCGTACCCGATCGAGATCCCGTTCTCTCACCCGTTCCCTCGCCCGTTCTGCCACCCGCTCCCTGTCCCGCTCTCTCGTCTCCGCCGCCCTGCTGACCGGAGCCCTCGCGGCGGCCGGCCTCACCGCGGCGACCCCCGCGTCGGCGGCCTCTTCCCCGAATGCCTGGCCCGCCCACGTCTTCGCCCCGTACTTCGACGCGGGCTCGGGAAACGTTTCCCTCACCGACGTGGCCAACAACTACGGCACCAAGTTCTTCACCGCCGCGTTCGTCGACGGCCCCGGCTGTCAGTGGCAGGTGCCGGGCCAGTCCGCCCTCCAGTCGCAGATCGACGGCATCCGCGGCCTCGGCGGCGACGTCTCCGTCTCCTTCGGCGGCTACACCTCCGACACCGCGCTCACCGAGATCGGCGACTCCTGTTCCAGCCCGGAGGCGGCCGCGGCGCAGATCGAGAACGTCATCACCACCTTCAACCTCTCGCACGTCGACTTCGACATCGAATCGGCGTCCCTCACCAACTCCTCCGGCATCGACCGCCGCGACAAGGCCCTTGCCCAGGTGCGCACTTGGGCCGCGAACAACGGCCGCGCGCTGTCGATCTCCGTCACCCTCCCCGCCCTCCCCAGCGGCCTCTCGGGCGACGGACTGAACGTCCTCAACAACGCGCGCTCCAACGGCTTCACCCCGGACGTCGTCAACCTGATGACCATGGACTACGGCTCCTCGGGCGCCGACATGGGCAACGCGGCCAACACATCCGTGGACGCGGCGGCGGGCCAGGTCGCGAGCGCGTTCGGCATCTCCACCTCCGCCGCCTACGCCAAGCTCGGCAACACCCCGATGATCGGCCAGAACGACAGCGCCGGCGAGGTCTTCACCCTCGACAGCGCCCGCAGTGTCGAGGCCTTCGACGCCTCACGGGGGATCGCGCTCACGTCGTACTGGTCGCAGAACCGCGACAACGGCGGCTGCGCGGGCTCGACTTCGGCGCAGAGCACCTGCAGCGGCGTCAGCCAGAACTCCGGTGACTTCGCCCGCATCTTCCAGGCGTTCACCTCCGGCAGCAGCAGCGGTGGCGGGGGCACCGGCTCAACTGTGCAGTCCCTGCCCGGGACTTGGGCCCAGTGCGCGAGCGAGAACGGCACTTGCGCGGTCAGCGGCACGACCGCCGTGGCCTACGGCGCGAGCGGCAGGTTCACCTACGCGACGGAGACCGGCTCCACGCCCTGCACCAACGCGGTCTTCGGCGACCCGATCTCCGGCACCGCCAAGTCCTGCTACGGCCAGACCGCCCCGCCCGCGACCAACGTCTGGACCTCCTGCGCCGCCGAGGGTGGCACCTGCGCCTTCTCCGGCGTGATGACGGTGGCCTACGGCGCGGGCAGTTCCTTCAACTACGCGACCCTGCCCGGCGGTACGGCGTGCTCCAACGCGGTGTTCGGCGACCCGGCCGCCAACACCGCCAAATCCTGCTACCTGATCGGCGCACCGCCATCCTTCGCCACGTGGACCAACTGCGCTGCGGAGGAAGGCACTTGCACCTTCTCCGGCACCCACGAGGTGGCGTACGGCGCGGCGGGACGGTACGTGTACCGGTCCGTGTCCGGGTCCACCGGGTGCAGCAACGGGGTCTTCGGTGACCCCGTGTCCGGTACCGCGAAGTCCTGCTACGTGCAGTAACTCCTGGGCTGCTTCGGCTCCTTCGGCCCGGCGGATTGAACGATTCAATCCGCCGGCCGAGGGTTCCACCAGATTTCCCCCTCCCCGCACCGCCGCTCGAACGAGGAGAAGCAGCCTCATGAAACGCACGTTCCGCATCGCGCTCGTCGTCGCGCTGGGCCTGGCGTTCGGCGGCGCGGTATCGCTCGAATCCCCACCACCCGCGGCCGCTGCCACTGTCTCTACGGCAGCCACCCCGGGCGACCCCTACAACCTCTCCCCGACCTCCCGGACCCTCGCCCCCACCGCCGTCCACGACACGAGCGGCTCCGTCAGCAACCCGGCGAACGTGCTGTCCCACCAGGCAACTCGCCTGAACGGCAACGGTTCCGCGGTCACCCTGGACTTCGGCAAGGAGGTCGGCGGGATCGTCACGCTGAACTTCGCCGGTGCCAGCGGCGCGGGCCAGAGCGTCGGCCTGGCGTTCAGCGAGTCCTCGCTCTACACCGGTACGAAGACCGTGGCCCTCGGCGCACAGGGCAAGTTCGCCTACACGACGGCCAGTTCGGGCACCGCCTGCACGACGGCGACCTTCGGCGACCCGGCCGGCGGCATCGCGAAGGCCTGCTACGTCCAGCCCGCACCCCCGACCGCGAACGTCTGGTCCCCGTGCGCGAGCGAGAACAACACCTGTGCTTTCACCGGTGTGTTGACGGTCGCGTACGGCGCCGCGGGTTCGTACCGCTACGCGACGCTGTCGGGCGGCACCCCCTGCGCCAACGAGGTCTTCGGCGACCCGATCTCCGGCACGGCGAAGACCTGCTTCCTGGTCGGCGCACCCCCGACCACCACGACCTGGACGACCTGCGCCGCGGAGAACGGCACCTGCACTTTCACCGGCACCCACGAGGTCGCCTTCGGCGCCAACGGCCAGTACTTCTACGGCAGTTACACGGGCGGCACCCCGTGCACGAACACGGTCTTCGGAGACCCGGTCTCCGGAACGAGCAAGTCCTGTTACGTCCAGTAACGCACTCCTCACGAGGAAGGCCGGACGATGTTCAGATCGAAGTTGAAAGGGCGGCCCGCGCAGACCGCCGTACGTAGGTCGAAGTCGAAGTCGAGGTCGAAGTCGAAGTCGAGGTCGAGGTCTCGACGCCTGATCTGGCTGGCGACCCTGGCCCCATGGTCGCCCTGCTCTACGGCACCACGACCACCCAGCCCGCGCTGGCGGCGGCCCCCGGAGCCCCCGCCGGCTGGTCCTCCGTCTTCACCGACGACTTCAACGGCCCGGCGGGGTCGGCTCCTTCATCGGCCAACTGGAAGTACGACACCGGCCCGGGGTCCAGCTTCGGGACCGGTGAGATCGAGACGATGACCGACTCCACCGCCAACACCCACCTCGACGGCAACGGCAACCTGGACATCACCGCGCTGGGCTCCGGCAGTTCGTGGACCTCGGGCCGTATCCAGACCCCGACCGCGAACGTGGGCGCACCGGCGGGTGGCAAGCTGGAGGTCGCCGCGTCCGTCCAACAGCCCAGCCCTTCAAGCGGGTTGGGGTACTGGCCAGCGTTCTGGATGCTGGGCCCGGGCCAGTGGCCGGAGAACGGCGAGATCGACATCATGGAGGACGTCAACGCGCTCTCCGACGTGGCCGGCACGATCCACTGCGGCACCTCACCGGGCGGCCCCTGCAACGAGGGCACGGGCATCAGCAGCGGCCTGCGCGCCTGCTCCGGCTGCCAGAGCGGCTTCCACACGTACGCGATGATCCTCGACCGCACCAACACGTCGGCCGAGACGATCACGTTCTATCTGGACGGCAACGCCTACTACTCGGTCGCCGAGTCCCAGGTGGGCACGGCCACTTGGCAGGCGGCCTTCGACCACAACCAGTCGATCATCCTGGACCTGGCGATGGGCGGCACCTTCCCCGACGCGGCCTGCGACTGCACGACGCCGTCCGGCTCGACGACATCGGGCGGCACGTTGAGCGTCGACTACGTAGCGGCGTACACCACAACGGGCAGCAGCACAGGCTCCACCACCCAAGCCCTGCCCGGTACTTGGGGGCAATGCGCCGCCGAGAACGGCACCTGCACCCTCAACGGCACCTCGGCGGTGGCCTTCGGCGCGAACGGCCGCTTCAACTACACGACGGCGACCGGCTCAACTCCCTGCACCACGGCGGTCTTTGGCGACCCGTCGTCCGGAGTGGTGAAGTCCTGCTACGCGGAGACGGCACCCCCGGCATCGAAC
The nucleotide sequence above comes from Streptomyces sp. N50. Encoded proteins:
- a CDS encoding beta-ketoacyl-[acyl-carrier-protein] synthase family protein, translated to MSHSSDSSQVPFAPHPVTAAEVIPGDLIALTPGDAERACWYVVTHTLPETPETIRVSLRPPLGGTDHDEVLGRDRRVISGCRRLDVGAVPRLVSDDLAAVEFREGDRVGSLRVVDPGADEVSYVRRWGVWHRDLDGGSGDDVLTDAEVRGWGAAPVVGVGSEGLGAGAETPGAGVGGGGEFVVRHHPRPERVAAAGGPRRVVVTGLGAVTPLGVGVDELWRGLLDGRHGIRELDGEEFAELPVRVAGTVPVDPAELLPRQAARRMNRAAQFAVLAAREAWGDAGFVAGGTRESGLDPERVGVSLGAILGDASVLVGGDRKLRDKGPRGVSPLTTPMTVPSQAASQVSLDLHITGEARTVTAACASGTEAIGAAIDRIRYGRVDIALAGGAEAVVTPAIMASFAAMRALSTRGLADGSSPSRPFGRDRDGFVNGEGAGVLVLEAEEHARARGARIYCEAAGWGLSADAHHMAAPDPSGAGVALAVRRAVRDAGGHVVDVVHVNAHATATVEGDLAEAGALRAVFGRRNVPVTAIKGHLGHLQGAAGGVEAVATVLSLHHGVVPATLGVASELDDSIGLDVVTGAARELPGGGDLALSNSFGFGGHNAVLALRRVG
- a CDS encoding endonuclease/exonuclease/phosphatase family protein → MGAAGAFAFTALPTASATPSASAVIAEVYGGGGNSGATLTRDFVELGNAGSAAYDLSGYSVQYLPGTPSSGSTWQVTALTGAIAPGARYLVGEGTGSGGTTALPTTDATGSIAMSATSGTIALVSGTTALTCKTAADCAADPSIVDLTGYGTAVVREGSGPATGASNTAAVARADSLADTDDNAADFTAGTPTPVNSAGQTPGSGDGGGDGGDGGSPTDPGTVRVHDIQGTTRLSPYSGQTVTRVPGIVTGVRSSGSLGYWIQDPTPDTDPRTSEAVFVYTGSTKPTVAVGDSVLVTGKVSEYYPSSTSQSNTEIGGPTTTVLSSGNALPDAVALNATSVPDAYIPTASGGSIESLPLQPAVYAQDFYESLEGMRVTFADARVVGASDAYGELWVTVKPNENATARGGTLYSSYDQPNTGRIEVMSLDTTSTFPAANVGDELSGTTTGPLDYSTYGGYNVQATQLGTLVDKGLKQEVTRRQKKDELAVATYNVENLDALDTQEKFDRLAEGVAVNLNSPDIVALEEIQDDNGATNDGTVTAEGTLKRFTDAVRAAGGPAYKWRYISPTNNADGGEPGGNIRQVFLFNPKRVSFTDHKGGDATTATSVVKTRKGVELTYSPGRIDPTNAAWEDSRKPLVGEFTFQGEQVFVIANHFISKGGDQPIHGRYQPPARSSETQRAAQAAEVNTFVKSLLAADKNAKAVVLGDLNDYEFSQTVTTLTADKVLKPLITTLPAAERYTYVYDGNSQTLDHILTSPAVTSFNYDVVHINAEFADQASDHDPQIVRIDLSKCRRH
- a CDS encoding acyltransferase; translation: MGSLSGGRDRYVDFLRAWAIVLVVFGHWLITGLVRDPNGAISAPELLATVRWTQWLTLGFQIMPLFFLAGGHAAGGSWERARNEGRTATGWVGQRALRLLLPAGVYSGLVLAAVAICSAAGVDPGILALVGWALAMQFWFLPVYLLLSAATPLLYAAHRRWGLRVPVVMGVVAVVADGLVVTVHAPVVGLLNYVLVWGVAYQLGFCWRDLLLTERSALAACMAVGGAVAFAALVVLGPFPVSLILVTGQSPSNTNPPSAAMLAWAVGQVGVALLLAPVLRRLLEGEQLWRVVRPLGGVSMTLYLWHMLPVLIVAAAFYLTGVAPEPAYGSGSWWVLRVPWVVVLGVVLVGVVRALGPLERGLSVVYERTRPGDVPRRAWALWGGVAASVSALIWFAGHGFAYGGRFPVLPAAGLAVGVGLVMTAGRSVVDPVVRLGV
- a CDS encoding chitinase, with the translated sequence MRTRSRSRSLTRSLARSATRSLSRSLVSAALLTGALAAAGLTAATPASAASSPNAWPAHVFAPYFDAGSGNVSLTDVANNYGTKFFTAAFVDGPGCQWQVPGQSALQSQIDGIRGLGGDVSVSFGGYTSDTALTEIGDSCSSPEAAAAQIENVITTFNLSHVDFDIESASLTNSSGIDRRDKALAQVRTWAANNGRALSISVTLPALPSGLSGDGLNVLNNARSNGFTPDVVNLMTMDYGSSGADMGNAANTSVDAAAGQVASAFGISTSAAYAKLGNTPMIGQNDSAGEVFTLDSARSVEAFDASRGIALTSYWSQNRDNGGCAGSTSAQSTCSGVSQNSGDFARIFQAFTSGSSSGGGGTGSTVQSLPGTWAQCASENGTCAVSGTTAVAYGASGRFTYATETGSTPCTNAVFGDPISGTAKSCYGQTAPPATNVWTSCAAEGGTCAFSGVMTVAYGAGSSFNYATLPGGTACSNAVFGDPAANTAKSCYLIGAPPSFATWTNCAAEEGTCTFSGTHEVAYGAAGRYVYRSVSGSTGCSNGVFGDPVSGTAKSCYVQ
- a CDS encoding glycoside hydrolase family 16 protein — translated: MVALLYGTTTTQPALAAAPGAPAGWSSVFTDDFNGPAGSAPSSANWKYDTGPGSSFGTGEIETMTDSTANTHLDGNGNLDITALGSGSSWTSGRIQTPTANVGAPAGGKLEVAASVQQPSPSSGLGYWPAFWMLGPGQWPENGEIDIMEDVNALSDVAGTIHCGTSPGGPCNEGTGISSGLRACSGCQSGFHTYAMILDRTNTSAETITFYLDGNAYYSVAESQVGTATWQAAFDHNQSIILDLAMGGTFPDAACDCTTPSGSTTSGGTLSVDYVAAYTTTGSSTGSTTQALPGTWGQCAAENGTCTLNGTSAVAFGANGRFNYTTATGSTPCTTAVFGDPSSGVVKSCYAETAPPASNIWSSCASENDTCAFSGVMTVAYGAAGSYRYATLPGGTPCTNAVFGDPISGTAKSCYLMGPPPSFATWTTCAAENGACSFSGTHEVAYGANGQYFYGSFNGGTPCTNGVFGDPASGTAKNCYYQ